In one window of Caballeronia sp. TF1N1 DNA:
- a CDS encoding YqiA/YcfP family alpha/beta fold hydrolase, translating into MILYLHGFRSSPQSFKARVMRARLADLGRLSEWQCPVLPVSPKEAIELAESLVANTSAAEITVVGSSLGGFYATYLAEKHGWRAVLLNPAVVPQRDLSHYLGEQPLWHGGGSITVLPRHLDELRALAVEKITQAERYYLIAATGDEVLDYRTMLAHYPGVRTTLIEGGDHAISDFPDYLDDVLAFCGREPPPAVASAAA; encoded by the coding sequence GTGATTCTCTACCTGCACGGCTTTCGCTCCTCGCCCCAATCTTTCAAGGCGCGCGTCATGCGTGCGCGTCTGGCGGACCTCGGGCGGCTGAGCGAATGGCAGTGTCCGGTATTGCCCGTCTCGCCGAAAGAAGCGATCGAACTGGCGGAATCGCTCGTCGCGAATACATCCGCTGCAGAAATCACCGTGGTCGGCAGTTCGCTCGGCGGTTTCTACGCCACGTATCTCGCCGAAAAGCACGGCTGGCGCGCCGTGCTGCTCAATCCCGCCGTGGTGCCGCAGCGCGATCTGAGCCACTATCTCGGCGAACAGCCGTTGTGGCATGGCGGCGGCAGCATCACCGTGTTGCCGCGCCATCTGGACGAACTGCGCGCGCTCGCCGTCGAGAAGATCACGCAGGCCGAGCGTTACTATCTGATTGCGGCCACCGGCGACGAAGTGCTCGATTACCGCACCATGCTCGCCCACTACCCCGGCGTGCGCACCACGCTGATCGAAGGCGGCGATCACGCCATCAGCGACTTCCCCGACTATCTGGACGACGTGCTCGCGTTCTGCGGACGCGAACCGCCGCCGGCCGTCGCATCCGCGGCCGCGTGA
- the mpl gene encoding UDP-N-acetylmuramate:L-alanyl-gamma-D-glutamyl-meso-diaminopimelate ligase encodes MHIHILGICGTFMGGLAVLAREAGHKVTGCDAGVYPPMSTQLEAQGIELIEGYGVEQLALEPDLFVIGNVVSRGNPLMEAILDRGLPYTSGPQWLGEHVLAGKWVLAVAGTHGKTTTSSMLAWLLEDSGLNPGFLIGGVPLNFGISARLTDSSFFVIEADEYDTAFFDKRSKFVHYRPRTAVLNNLEFDHADIFPDLAAIETQFHHLVRTVPGIGRIVTNGREGALERVLTRGCWSSVERFGVDGGWQALPATEGARVDEQFAVYWEGERQGVVEWQVQGEHNRMNALAAIAAARSVGVPASQAVKSLASFRNVKRRMEVKGSVDGVTVYDDFAHHPTAIETTVAGLRTRIGDARILAVLEPRSNTMKLGTMKAQLPGSLADANLVFGYGARDGRDKLGWDLAEALAPLGDKAQAFNEIEPLVKAVAAAARPGDHVLVMSNGGFGGVHQKLLDALSARPSGGNA; translated from the coding sequence ATGCACATCCACATCCTCGGCATCTGCGGCACCTTCATGGGCGGACTCGCCGTGCTGGCGCGCGAAGCGGGCCACAAGGTCACCGGCTGCGACGCCGGCGTCTACCCGCCGATGAGCACGCAACTCGAAGCGCAAGGCATCGAACTGATCGAAGGTTACGGCGTCGAGCAACTCGCGCTCGAACCCGACCTATTCGTGATCGGCAACGTGGTGTCGCGAGGCAATCCGCTGATGGAGGCCATTCTCGACCGCGGCCTGCCTTACACGTCAGGTCCGCAGTGGCTCGGCGAGCACGTGCTTGCGGGCAAGTGGGTTCTGGCGGTTGCGGGCACGCACGGCAAGACCACGACGAGCTCCATGCTTGCGTGGTTACTGGAAGATTCGGGCTTGAATCCGGGCTTTCTCATTGGCGGCGTGCCGCTCAACTTCGGCATTTCCGCGCGACTGACCGACTCGAGCTTCTTCGTCATCGAAGCCGACGAATACGACACCGCGTTCTTCGACAAGCGCTCGAAGTTCGTCCACTATCGGCCGCGCACGGCGGTGCTCAACAATCTCGAATTCGATCACGCCGATATCTTCCCCGATCTCGCCGCCATCGAAACACAATTTCATCATCTCGTGCGCACGGTGCCGGGCATCGGACGCATCGTCACGAACGGGCGCGAAGGCGCGCTCGAACGCGTGCTGACGCGCGGCTGCTGGTCGAGCGTCGAACGCTTCGGTGTGGATGGCGGCTGGCAAGCGCTACCCGCGACCGAGGGCGCGCGCGTCGACGAGCAATTTGCGGTGTATTGGGAAGGCGAGCGTCAAGGCGTGGTCGAGTGGCAAGTGCAGGGTGAACACAATCGCATGAACGCGCTCGCGGCGATCGCAGCGGCGCGCTCGGTCGGCGTGCCGGCGTCGCAAGCGGTCAAGTCGCTGGCGAGCTTTCGCAACGTCAAGCGGCGCATGGAAGTGAAGGGCAGCGTGGATGGCGTCACCGTCTACGACGACTTCGCGCATCATCCAACCGCCATCGAAACCACGGTTGCCGGCCTGCGCACGCGTATTGGCGACGCGCGCATTCTGGCCGTGCTGGAGCCGCGCTCCAACACCATGAAACTCGGCACGATGAAAGCGCAGTTGCCCGGCAGTCTCGCCGACGCGAATCTCGTGTTCGGCTACGGCGCGCGTGATGGCCGCGACAAACTCGGCTGGGATCTGGCGGAAGCGCTCGCACCGCTCGGCGACAAGGCACAGGCATTCAACGAGATCGAACCGTTGGTGAAGGCGGTCGCGGCCGCCGCGCGCCCCGGCGACCACGTGCTCGTGATGAGCAACGGCGGCTTCGGCGGCGTGCATCAAAAGCTGCTCGACGCACTTTCGGCGCGTCCGTCCGGAGGAAACGCGTGA
- a CDS encoding ribonuclease catalytic domain-containing protein yields MNVFFEESGSFKAGSVLSKQGDAFQVELPGGRRAKVRAKDVLIEFDKPAAGELMQEADAIAQEIDLDFLWECAPDDEFPFATLGADYFGDKFGAAERAALVLRMHGAPVYFRRKGRGQYQRAPQEQLQMALAGLERKRQQALVQAGYEEELKAGKLPEALAGKAIGLLTKPDKNSIEYKALEAAAAARGISQARLMLECGGIASARALHEAKFLSEFFPHGVGFPSLQPAPFPEDLPEADVEAFSIDDVTTTEIDDAFSVQHLSDGRVRVGIHIAAPALGIARGDAIDAIARGRLSTVYMPGDKITMLPDDVVNVFTLGEGGLRPALSLYIIVNRETQEIVATETRAERVFVKSNLRHNHLDEHVTEETLADGSGDYPHKADIAVLWPLAQALFEKRQQARATYGLKREVQRNNDFNFYVEGERITITPRRRGSPLDLIVAELAILANSSWGAFLNDHGVPGIYRSQRGFGGPGPKRTRMQTTPAPHEGLGVAQYAWSTSPLRRYVDLVNQWQLLACVQHGVTAKLAAPFKPKDADLFAVVQGFDDTYTAYADHQRRMEYFWCLRWLKQENKRQVPASVIKDDLVRLEEIPLILHVPGLGVHARGTRLMLEVVSIDELTVEASCRLLHVIDAPTQSAPVEEDEAEEEIVETVDLSAEGEAEAQAEVSATEPSAEGAEGADGVEGAGESQESSERAE; encoded by the coding sequence GTGAACGTTTTCTTCGAGGAATCGGGTAGTTTCAAGGCCGGATCGGTGCTGTCCAAACAGGGCGATGCCTTCCAGGTCGAATTGCCGGGCGGACGGCGTGCGAAAGTGCGCGCGAAAGACGTGCTGATCGAATTCGATAAACCCGCTGCGGGCGAGCTGATGCAGGAAGCCGACGCCATCGCGCAGGAAATCGATCTCGACTTCCTGTGGGAATGCGCGCCCGACGACGAATTTCCGTTCGCCACGCTCGGCGCGGATTACTTCGGCGACAAATTCGGCGCGGCCGAACGCGCGGCGCTCGTGCTGCGCATGCATGGCGCGCCGGTGTACTTTCGCCGCAAGGGGCGCGGGCAGTATCAGCGAGCGCCGCAAGAGCAATTGCAGATGGCGCTTGCCGGGCTCGAACGCAAGCGTCAGCAGGCGCTCGTGCAAGCGGGCTACGAAGAGGAACTGAAGGCGGGCAAGTTGCCCGAGGCGCTCGCGGGCAAGGCAATCGGTTTGCTTACGAAGCCCGACAAGAACTCCATCGAGTACAAGGCGCTCGAAGCGGCCGCCGCCGCGCGCGGAATTTCGCAAGCGCGGCTCATGCTGGAATGCGGCGGAATTGCCTCGGCGCGCGCCTTGCACGAAGCGAAGTTCCTGTCGGAGTTCTTTCCGCACGGCGTCGGTTTTCCGTCGCTGCAACCCGCGCCTTTCCCGGAAGACTTGCCCGAAGCGGATGTCGAAGCATTCTCCATCGACGACGTCACGACGACCGAAATCGACGACGCCTTCTCCGTCCAGCATCTCTCCGATGGCCGCGTGCGCGTGGGTATTCACATTGCGGCGCCGGCGCTTGGCATCGCGCGGGGCGATGCGATCGACGCCATTGCGCGTGGCCGGCTGTCCACGGTCTACATGCCGGGCGACAAGATCACCATGTTGCCCGACGACGTCGTCAATGTTTTCACGCTCGGTGAAGGCGGCTTGCGCCCGGCGCTGTCGCTTTACATCATCGTGAATCGCGAGACGCAGGAGATCGTCGCCACCGAAACGCGCGCCGAACGTGTATTCGTGAAGTCGAATCTGCGCCACAACCATCTCGACGAACACGTCACCGAAGAGACGCTCGCGGACGGCAGCGGCGATTATCCGCATAAGGCGGACATTGCCGTGCTCTGGCCGCTGGCTCAAGCGCTCTTCGAAAAGCGACAGCAGGCGCGCGCCACTTACGGTCTGAAGCGCGAAGTGCAGCGTAACAACGACTTCAATTTCTATGTCGAAGGCGAGCGCATCACCATTACGCCGCGCCGCCGTGGCTCGCCGCTCGATCTGATCGTCGCCGAACTGGCGATTCTCGCGAATTCGTCGTGGGGCGCGTTTCTCAACGATCACGGCGTACCGGGCATCTACCGATCGCAGCGCGGTTTCGGCGGTCCCGGTCCAAAGCGCACGCGCATGCAGACCACGCCCGCGCCGCACGAAGGCTTGGGCGTCGCGCAATATGCGTGGAGCACCTCGCCGCTGCGCCGTTATGTCGATCTCGTGAATCAGTGGCAATTGCTCGCGTGCGTGCAGCATGGCGTGACGGCCAAGCTCGCCGCGCCGTTCAAACCGAAGGACGCGGATCTCTTCGCCGTGGTGCAAGGTTTCGACGATACCTACACCGCTTATGCCGATCATCAGCGCCGCATGGAGTATTTCTGGTGTCTGCGCTGGCTCAAGCAGGAGAACAAGCGGCAAGTTCCAGCATCGGTCATCAAGGACGATCTGGTGCGTCTCGAAGAAATTCCGCTGATCCTGCATGTGCCCGGACTCGGCGTGCATGCGCGCGGCACGCGTTTGATGCTCGAAGTCGTATCCATCGATGAACTGACCGTCGAGGCGTCGTGCCGCCTGCTGCACGTGATCGACGCGCCCACGCAAAGCGCGCCGGTGGAAGAAGACGAAGCCGAGGAAGAGATCGTCGAAACCGTCGATCTCAGCGCCGAAGGCGAAGCCGAAGCGCAGGCGGAAGTCTCCGCGACGGAGCCGTCGGCCGAAGGTGCCGAAGGTGCCGACGGAGTCGAGGGTGCAGGCGAATCGCA